The Manis javanica isolate MJ-LG chromosome 4, MJ_LKY, whole genome shotgun sequence genome contains a region encoding:
- the WBP2 gene encoding WW domain-binding protein 2 isoform X1: MALNKNHSEGGGVIVNNTESILMSYDHVELTFNDMKNIPEAFKGTKKGTVYLTPYRVIFLTKGKDTMQSFMMPFYLMKDCEIKQPVFGANYIKGTVKAEAGGGWEGSAAYKLTFTAGGAIEFGQRMLQVASQASRGAAPSGAYGYSYMPSGAYVFPPPVANGMYPCPPGYPYPPPPPEFYPGPPMMDGAMGYMQPPPPPYPGPMEPPVRSPDVPSTPAAEAKAAEAAASAYYNPGNPHNVYVPTNQPPPPPYYPPEDKKTQ, from the exons ATGGCGCTCAACAAGAATCACTCGGAGGGCGGCGGAGTGATCGTCAACAACACCGAGAG CATCCTAATGTCCTATGACCATGTGGAACTTACGTTCAATGACATGAAGAATATACCAGAAGCCTTCAAAGGGACCAAGAAAGGCACCGTCTACCTTACCCCTTACCGG gTCATCTTTCTGACCAAGGGGAAGGATACCATGCAGTCCTTCATGATGCCATTTTATCTGATGAAGGACTGTGAGATCAAGCAGCCTGTGTTCGGTGCAAACTATATAAAGGGAACAGTGAAGGCTGAAGCAGGAG GTGGCTGGGAAGGCTCTGCCGCATATAAATTGACCTTCACGGCAGGGGGCGCCATTGAGTTTGGACAACGGATGCTACAAGTGGCATCTCAAG CCTCCCGAGGTGCAGCCCCCAGTGGAGCCTATGGGTACTCTTACATGCCCAGCGGGGCCTATGTCTTTCCCCCGCCCGTCGCCAATGGAATGTACCCCTGCCCTCCGGGCTACCCCTATCCACCGCCCCCACCTG AGTTCTATCCAGGACCTCCCATGATGGACGGGGCCATGGGCTATATGCAGCCCCCGCCACCGCCCTACCCCGGGCCCATGGAACCTCCTGTCCGCAGCCCTGATGTCCCCTCCACTCCTGCAG CCGAAGCCAAGGCTGCCGAAGCAGCTGCCAGCGCCTATTACAACCCAGGCAACCCGCACAACGTCTACGTGCCCACG AACCAGCCTCCGCCACCTCCCTACTACCCCCCAGAAGATAAGAAGACCCAGTAG
- the WBP2 gene encoding WW domain-binding protein 2 isoform X2, with protein MALNKNHSEGGGVIVNNTESILMSYDHVELTFNDMKNIPEAFKGTKKGTVYLTPYRVIFLTKGKDTMQSFMMPFYLMKDCEIKQPVFGANYIKGTVKAEAGGGWEGSAAYKLTFTAGGAIEFGQRMLQVASQEFYPGPPMMDGAMGYMQPPPPPYPGPMEPPVRSPDVPSTPAAEAKAAEAAASAYYNPGNPHNVYVPTNQPPPPPYYPPEDKKTQ; from the exons ATGGCGCTCAACAAGAATCACTCGGAGGGCGGCGGAGTGATCGTCAACAACACCGAGAG CATCCTAATGTCCTATGACCATGTGGAACTTACGTTCAATGACATGAAGAATATACCAGAAGCCTTCAAAGGGACCAAGAAAGGCACCGTCTACCTTACCCCTTACCGG gTCATCTTTCTGACCAAGGGGAAGGATACCATGCAGTCCTTCATGATGCCATTTTATCTGATGAAGGACTGTGAGATCAAGCAGCCTGTGTTCGGTGCAAACTATATAAAGGGAACAGTGAAGGCTGAAGCAGGAG GTGGCTGGGAAGGCTCTGCCGCATATAAATTGACCTTCACGGCAGGGGGCGCCATTGAGTTTGGACAACGGATGCTACAAGTGGCATCTCAAG AGTTCTATCCAGGACCTCCCATGATGGACGGGGCCATGGGCTATATGCAGCCCCCGCCACCGCCCTACCCCGGGCCCATGGAACCTCCTGTCCGCAGCCCTGATGTCCCCTCCACTCCTGCAG CCGAAGCCAAGGCTGCCGAAGCAGCTGCCAGCGCCTATTACAACCCAGGCAACCCGCACAACGTCTACGTGCCCACG AACCAGCCTCCGCCACCTCCCTACTACCCCCCAGAAGATAAGAAGACCCAGTAG